Proteins from one Deltaproteobacteria bacterium genomic window:
- a CDS encoding NAD(+) synthase, with protein sequence MTNHALPFDSIYRHGFVRTAVCVPRVKIGAPLFNADRSIELSRRAAGEGAVLALFPELGLSAYSNEDLFHQDGLLDATEEAIGRIVAASKEIPAALLVGAPLRWEQKLFNCALLIHRGQVLGAIPKCYLPNYREFYEKRQFTSGFAAISREIRLLGRTVPFGSDLLFVVEDIPDFVLHVEICEDLWVPIPPSSYAALAGATVLANLSASNITIGKGAYRHDLVAGQSGKCISAYLYAAAGHGESTTDLAWDGHALIYENSRLLAESERFSPNEQLIAADIDLDRLRQERMRMTSFNDSVRCHADRLIHMRRVPFRIGAPSGKLELRRNVDRFPYVPADPAEWDERCFEAYHIQVASLAKRLEATGIQKVVIGVSGGLDSTQAVIVACRCMDRLGLPRKNVLAYTMPGFATSEHTRTNAWKLMAALRVSAEEIDIRPSCRQMLEDLRHPFAKGEPVYDVTFENVQAGERTSHLFRLANQHGGIVIGTGDLSELALGWTTYGVGDQMSHYNVNASVPKTLIRHLIRWVIRRGELPEAEDILESIVHTEISPELVPGADDSQEMPAQRTEETIGPYELQDFFLYYVSRFGFRPGKVAFLAHHAWGDRDRGVWPVGFPDEDRHEYDLPAIKQWFRVFLHRFFQLSQFKRSALPNAPKVGSGGSLSPRSDWRAPSDSEATAWLDELERNVPAVV encoded by the coding sequence ATGACAAACCATGCCCTTCCTTTCGATTCCATCTATCGGCACGGATTTGTACGTACGGCGGTCTGCGTGCCACGAGTGAAGATCGGCGCCCCGCTGTTCAACGCCGACCGGAGCATCGAACTGTCGCGGCGCGCGGCGGGTGAAGGCGCCGTGCTGGCGCTCTTTCCGGAACTCGGATTGTCCGCTTATTCCAACGAAGACCTGTTCCATCAAGACGGCCTGCTCGATGCGACCGAGGAGGCCATCGGCCGCATCGTAGCCGCAAGCAAAGAGATACCGGCTGCATTGCTGGTCGGCGCTCCCCTTCGATGGGAACAAAAACTGTTTAACTGCGCCCTGCTTATCCACCGCGGACAAGTCCTGGGCGCGATTCCAAAATGCTACCTGCCCAATTACCGCGAGTTTTACGAAAAACGTCAATTTACATCCGGATTCGCCGCGATATCGAGAGAAATTCGGCTGCTGGGCCGGACGGTTCCATTCGGAAGCGACTTGCTCTTTGTGGTCGAGGATATCCCTGACTTTGTGCTGCACGTCGAGATTTGCGAAGACCTCTGGGTGCCGATTCCACCTTCTTCCTATGCCGCCCTGGCGGGCGCGACGGTGCTGGCAAACCTTTCGGCGAGCAACATTACCATCGGCAAGGGGGCGTACCGCCACGATCTGGTCGCGGGGCAATCGGGCAAATGTATTTCCGCGTACCTTTATGCGGCAGCCGGTCACGGCGAGTCGACGACGGATCTGGCCTGGGACGGGCACGCGCTGATCTACGAGAACAGCCGGCTGCTGGCCGAATCGGAGCGCTTCAGCCCCAACGAGCAACTGATCGCCGCCGACATAGACCTGGATCGCCTTCGACAGGAGCGGATGCGGATGACCAGCTTTAACGATTCCGTGCGTTGTCACGCGGACCGGCTTATCCATATGCGGCGCGTACCCTTCCGGATCGGCGCTCCGAGCGGCAAGCTGGAATTGCGGCGCAATGTAGATCGCTTCCCCTACGTACCCGCCGATCCCGCCGAGTGGGACGAGCGGTGTTTTGAAGCCTACCATATTCAGGTTGCGTCCCTGGCCAAACGGCTGGAAGCAACGGGTATCCAGAAAGTGGTCATCGGCGTTTCCGGCGGTTTGGATTCCACCCAGGCCGTCATAGTCGCTTGCCGGTGCATGGATCGGCTCGGCCTGCCTCGAAAAAACGTCCTGGCGTACACCATGCCCGGATTCGCGACCAGTGAGCACACCCGGACGAACGCCTGGAAATTGATGGCAGCACTACGCGTTTCAGCGGAGGAGATCGATATCCGTCCGTCCTGCCGGCAAATGCTGGAAGATCTCCGGCACCCGTTCGCCAAAGGAGAGCCGGTGTATGACGTAACCTTCGAAAACGTGCAGGCCGGCGAGCGGACATCTCACCTGTTCCGGCTGGCAAACCAACACGGCGGCATTGTAATCGGGACCGGGGACCTTTCCGAGCTGGCCTTGGGATGGACGACCTATGGTGTTGGCGACCAGATGTCGCACTACAACGTCAACGCCTCGGTGCCCAAGACCCTGATCCGGCATTTAATCCGCTGGGTGATCCGGCGTGGGGAATTGCCGGAGGCCGAAGACATACTCGAGTCCATTGTACACACCGAGATTTCACCGGAATTGGTGCCGGGAGCGGACGATTCACAGGAAATGCCCGCGCAACGAACCGAAGAGACCATCGGACCCTATGAACTCCAGGACTTCTTCCTTTACTATGTCAGCCGATTCGGCTTCCGTCCCGGTAAGGTCGCCTTTCTCGCGCACCATGCCTGGGGAGATCGCGACCGAGGCGTGTGGCCGGTCGGCTTCCCGGACGAAGATCGCCACGAATATGACCTGCCGGCCATCAAGCAATGGTTTCGCGTATTCCTTCATAGGTTCTTTCAACTGAGCCAGTTCAAACGCTCGGCCCTGCCCAACGCGCCTAAAGTCGGTTCGGGCGGCTCCTTGTCGCCGCGCAGCGATTGGCGAGCCCCCAGCGATTCCGAAGCCACCGCCTGGCTGGATGAATTGGAACGCAACGTGCCGGCCGTGGTATAG